Proteins from a single region of Spirochaetota bacterium:
- the msrB gene encoding peptide-methionine (R)-S-oxide reductase MsrB: MDQYLVKYGILFLVVLFAAVTIASRQNEETAIFAGGCFWCMVSPFEQMEGVKEVVSGYTGGELENPTYEDVTSGKSGHLEAVQIRFNPSKITYEKLLEIFWRQIDPTDSAGQFIDRGAQYRTAIFYHDAEQKRVAEKSRDELARSKRFGKPIVTEILPSIRFYPAEDYHQDYHKKNARRYKYYRHFSGRDLFIRSAWSRDGRGDSAGDVPVYTKPSEDEIKKKLTPLQYKVARENGTEPPFKNEYWNEKRDGIYVDIVSGEPLFSSKDKYDSGTGWPSFTRPLVAENVVERVDRSLFVTRTEVRSRYGDLHLGHVFEDGPAPAGLRYCMNSAAFRFVPKEDLEKEGYKEFIKLFDK, translated from the coding sequence ATGGATCAATACTTGGTAAAATACGGCATACTTTTCCTTGTCGTTCTTTTCGCGGCGGTGACCATTGCCTCGAGGCAGAATGAGGAGACGGCAATCTTCGCCGGGGGGTGTTTCTGGTGCATGGTTTCGCCTTTCGAGCAAATGGAGGGTGTTAAAGAAGTGGTATCGGGATACACCGGAGGGGAGCTTGAGAATCCCACCTATGAGGACGTAACCTCCGGGAAGAGCGGCCACCTCGAGGCGGTGCAAATACGCTTTAATCCCTCGAAGATCACCTATGAAAAGCTTCTCGAGATTTTCTGGCGACAGATCGATCCCACCGATTCGGCGGGGCAGTTTATCGACAGGGGTGCGCAGTATCGAACGGCGATTTTTTATCACGACGCCGAGCAGAAACGTGTCGCCGAGAAATCACGCGATGAGCTTGCGCGATCAAAAAGGTTCGGAAAACCGATCGTTACCGAAATACTGCCATCAATAAGATTTTACCCGGCTGAAGACTACCATCAGGATTACCATAAAAAGAACGCCCGGCGTTACAAATACTACCGGCATTTTTCCGGCCGCGATTTATTCATACGCTCCGCGTGGAGCCGGGATGGTCGTGGCGATTCCGCCGGGGATGTGCCCGTGTACACAAAGCCCTCCGAAGATGAGATCAAAAAGAAGCTTACCCCTCTTCAGTATAAAGTGGCGCGGGAGAACGGCACCGAGCCGCCGTTTAAGAACGAGTACTGGAACGAGAAGCGCGACGGGATTTATGTCGATATAGTCAGCGGAGAGCCGCTCTTCAGCTCGAAGGACAAGTACGATTCCGGGACCGGCTGGCCCAGCTTTACCAGGCCGCTCGTCGCCGAAAACGTGGTCGAGCGGGTGGATCGTTCGCTTTTTGTGACGCGGACGGAGGTGCGAAGCAGGTATGGCGATTTGCATCTCGGCCATGTCTTCGAAGACGGGCCGGCTCCCGCCGGGCTTCGGTATTGCATGAATTCGGCGGCGTTCCGATTCGTGCCGAAAGAGGATCTTGAAAAGGAAGGTTATAAGGAGTTTATTAAACTGTTCGATAAATAA
- a CDS encoding DEAD/DEAH box helicase: MKFAEFNLHPDVIRGIDDAAFTDCTPVQEMTLEKTLKGIDVYVQSQTGTGKTAAFLITIFHLFLTGDRYKNKKALIIVPTRELAVQVEKEAKFLGKHCRFKVGSFFGGIGYEKQEKLLQDNLNVYVGTPGRLIDFYKSGKLELKAFEILVIDEADRMFDMGFIPDIRYMVKKMPPPTQRLTMLYSATLSQRVKQLAWEYMNDPAEIEIQPENVTVDTISQKMYHVSREEKFSLLLGLMRKEEPKSVLIFTNTKKMAEIVSRRLAANGYPNEYISGDLPQKSRLKIIENIKSGRTTLLVATDVAARGLHIEDLDMVVNYDLPDDCENYVHRIGRTARAGKSGKAISLACEAFVFNLEAIEKFIGMKIPTEWEYEDLLARNIKDAGPPPRSADGGRRERSDRGGRGAGGRTPQTGDRKDGRRERRPQRPADSASEPKAAAEPKPQRDRKPQSDRKPAGERRPRQDSRPPQAASGQGQRKPDSRRDGDKRHRDNRRQGSGSQSIPGRLPGNATAEERLAYYSQKYGEDFMLGEGGKKTSKKKGVTGAIKKLVDLFKIKS, encoded by the coding sequence ATGAAATTCGCAGAATTCAATCTTCATCCCGACGTAATACGGGGGATCGATGACGCCGCGTTCACCGACTGCACCCCGGTACAGGAAATGACCCTCGAAAAGACCCTCAAGGGTATCGATGTATACGTTCAGTCGCAGACGGGCACCGGGAAAACGGCGGCCTTCCTCATCACCATCTTCCACCTTTTCCTCACCGGCGACCGTTATAAAAACAAAAAGGCGCTCATCATCGTACCGACGAGAGAGCTCGCCGTTCAGGTAGAAAAAGAGGCGAAGTTTCTGGGCAAGCACTGCCGTTTTAAGGTCGGCAGTTTTTTCGGCGGAATCGGCTACGAGAAACAGGAGAAGCTGCTTCAAGACAATCTAAACGTCTACGTGGGCACACCGGGCCGCCTTATCGACTTTTATAAATCCGGGAAGCTGGAACTCAAGGCCTTTGAAATCCTGGTGATCGATGAGGCCGACCGGATGTTCGATATGGGATTCATCCCTGACATCCGGTATATGGTGAAAAAGATGCCGCCTCCGACCCAACGCCTTACCATGCTTTACTCGGCGACACTCAGCCAGCGCGTCAAACAGCTCGCCTGGGAATATATGAACGATCCGGCCGAAATCGAGATCCAGCCCGAAAACGTGACGGTCGACACCATTTCACAGAAGATGTACCACGTTTCGCGCGAAGAAAAGTTCAGCCTGCTTCTGGGCCTCATGCGAAAGGAAGAGCCGAAGAGCGTGCTCATCTTCACCAACACCAAGAAGATGGCCGAAATCGTTTCGCGCAGGCTCGCGGCCAACGGCTACCCCAACGAGTACATAAGCGGGGACCTTCCGCAGAAGAGCAGGCTCAAAATCATCGAGAACATCAAGTCCGGCCGCACAACCCTTCTTGTGGCGACCGATGTGGCGGCCAGGGGCCTTCATATCGAGGACCTCGACATGGTGGTCAACTACGACCTTCCTGATGATTGCGAAAACTACGTTCACCGCATCGGCCGAACGGCACGGGCCGGGAAATCCGGCAAGGCGATATCCCTCGCCTGCGAGGCCTTCGTGTTCAACCTCGAGGCCATCGAAAAATTCATTGGCATGAAAATACCGACCGAATGGGAATATGAAGACCTCCTCGCCAGGAACATAAAGGACGCCGGACCACCCCCGCGCAGCGCTGACGGCGGTCGTCGCGAGCGAAGCGATCGCGGAGGAAGAGGGGCGGGCGGCAGGACGCCCCAAACCGGCGACAGAAAAGATGGTCGCAGGGAGCGAAGGCCGCAACGGCCGGCGGACTCGGCATCGGAACCTAAGGCGGCGGCGGAACCGAAACCGCAGCGTGATCGCAAACCGCAATCGGACCGCAAGCCGGCCGGCGAACGTCGTCCGCGACAGGACAGTCGGCCTCCGCAGGCGGCCTCCGGACAGGGACAGAGGAAGCCGGACTCGCGCCGCGATGGCGACAAACGGCATCGCGACAACCGCCGCCAGGGAAGCGGTTCGCAGAGCATCCCCGGCCGCCTTCCCGGCAACGCCACTGCCGAGGAACGCCTGGCGTACTACAGCCAGAAATACGGCGAGGATTTCATGCTTGGCGAGGGCGGCAAAAAAACCTCGAAGAAGAAAGGAGTTACCGGCGCCATTAAAAAGCTGGTTGACCTGTTTAAAATCAAGAGCTGA
- a CDS encoding ADP-ribosylglycohydrolase family protein, translating into MSENQKNTGIMLGAVIGDALCTPLEGLSAGHIRSVFGHIRDYADPEPALRGKMHRWRKPALYSSLSQMTLLLLMTDRTPRGADMGRFMEIISNAPSVEGSAFGVFRHPGPAERALLERLTRKTGAVPPVTCARTAAITAPFAAITEVREGGAPRGLEAALVFNRDPVSIAAALVFGGVLRSLRTETAIPAPEPLFEIAAASAELLATEIDGRSDLVFRAGLNPETLLRATTDFRDLFRELGRRSGIDAAVPLICSAVNRHVKSPITRATVNHPLALPPFALVLCGAHHDAPESALFAAADGGGACGILASLCGSLAGAAAGKAWISDGLLDGLVNRRRLLDIVETAARNRAAEGHAREFLAAEAPLTRKEIEEYTARNRRRPTATKKPGARKDAERELSRHVVESWTKVDKARWKKEKRHGDDD; encoded by the coding sequence ATGAGCGAAAACCAGAAAAATACGGGTATCATGCTTGGCGCCGTTATCGGCGACGCGCTATGCACGCCGCTGGAGGGATTGAGCGCCGGACACATACGTTCCGTATTCGGCCATATCAGGGACTATGCGGATCCGGAGCCCGCGCTCAGGGGGAAGATGCACCGCTGGCGAAAACCTGCGCTTTATTCCTCCCTCTCTCAGATGACCCTGCTTCTCCTTATGACCGACCGGACGCCGCGGGGGGCGGACATGGGACGGTTCATGGAAATAATCTCGAACGCCCCCTCCGTGGAAGGAAGCGCGTTCGGCGTATTCCGCCATCCGGGGCCGGCGGAGCGCGCATTACTTGAACGGCTCACCCGTAAGACCGGCGCCGTCCCCCCGGTCACCTGCGCCCGGACTGCCGCCATTACGGCTCCCTTCGCCGCGATAACGGAAGTCCGCGAGGGCGGCGCTCCCCGCGGCCTCGAGGCGGCGCTTGTGTTCAACCGGGACCCGGTCTCCATCGCCGCCGCGCTTGTATTCGGCGGGGTCCTCCGCTCCCTGAGGACCGAGACCGCCATACCCGCGCCAGAACCGCTTTTCGAGATTGCCGCGGCCTCCGCCGAACTGCTCGCCACGGAGATCGACGGGCGGTCTGATCTGGTGTTCCGGGCCGGGCTCAACCCCGAGACCCTGCTCCGGGCGACGACGGATTTCCGCGACCTCTTTCGCGAACTCGGCCGCAGAAGCGGAATCGACGCGGCCGTGCCGCTCATCTGTTCCGCCGTTAATCGTCACGTAAAAAGTCCCATCACCCGGGCGACGGTAAACCATCCACTTGCCCTGCCACCCTTCGCGCTTGTGCTGTGCGGCGCCCATCATGACGCACCGGAATCGGCCCTCTTCGCCGCCGCGGACGGAGGCGGCGCCTGCGGGATACTGGCTTCTCTCTGCGGGTCGCTCGCGGGTGCGGCCGCCGGAAAGGCCTGGATCTCAGATGGACTGCTCGACGGACTTGTCAACCGCCGCAGGCTGCTCGACATCGTGGAGACTGCCGCTCGAAACAGGGCCGCAGAGGGACACGCGCGCGAATTCCTGGCCGCGGAGGCGCCCCTTACGCGCAAGGAAATCGAGGAATATACCGCGCGAAACCGCCGCCGGCCGACCGCTACAAAAAAACCGGGCGCGCGAAAGGACGCCGAGCGCGAACTGTCGCGGCATGTGGTCGAGAGCTGGACAAAGGTCGACAAGGCCCGGTGGAAGAAGGAGAAGCGACACGGGGACGACGACTGA
- a CDS encoding amidohydrolase family protein: MNNGINSGEVSRRGFLSFVITTAATLAASGLFGRFFSRYAQAKESGNSGKFKAIKVAVNDNGIRILLKNGFITDGTGTPGFRGDLLIKGSVIEEIAPGGMEFTGETVDCEGLVVSPGFIDMHSHMDGVLPAEGHDELKTPFTAQGVTTFVAGNCGFGVAAYMKNSPHREMIEKRIMDRIFSVEWDTYGEFFDRLKNRSLTHNMAVLAGSGTTRMSMRGMKSDPFSPDEMKVYRGLLEEALDQGARGISYGLQYEPDIFATMEELTEIARLVKSRDAVITVHMKAYSALSPSYPVRPFGRAHNLLAIDDMLAVAKETGVKMQLSHLIFVGEKSWKTCPEALELIDGARKSGLDIQFDTYAYHCGVSVINVFLPQWFLARLPEAYESSSARRKLRMEMYIVRKLLGFGYRDIQVTNAIDPELVQYNGMFVDEIAKARKMDELDCLLDISRRTNGAARVLNHRYSKLENVHDMIRHPAALFMTDAWVTPAGVQNPGAFGNFPLLLQYARDYKLAPMEDVVRKMTGASADRFKLEKRGYLKKGYAADITVFNWNTIKDNTTREHSDAPPTGIAGVFVNGKRVLANGTVDASVKAGVII; this comes from the coding sequence ATGAACAACGGCATCAATTCCGGCGAAGTGTCCCGCAGGGGATTTCTCTCATTCGTAATCACAACAGCGGCGACCCTGGCCGCGTCCGGCCTGTTCGGACGATTCTTCAGCCGTTACGCGCAGGCTAAGGAGTCGGGTAATTCCGGCAAGTTCAAGGCGATAAAGGTCGCGGTAAACGACAACGGTATAAGAATACTCCTTAAAAACGGATTTATCACCGATGGTACGGGCACCCCTGGATTCAGGGGGGACCTTTTAATCAAAGGGAGCGTCATCGAGGAGATAGCGCCCGGCGGGATGGAATTCACGGGCGAAACTGTCGACTGCGAGGGTCTCGTCGTATCACCCGGCTTTATCGACATGCACTCGCATATGGACGGGGTGCTTCCGGCCGAGGGCCATGACGAACTCAAAACGCCCTTCACCGCCCAGGGCGTCACCACCTTCGTCGCCGGCAACTGCGGTTTCGGAGTGGCGGCGTATATGAAAAACTCTCCCCACCGGGAGATGATCGAAAAACGCATCATGGACCGCATATTCTCGGTCGAATGGGACACCTACGGTGAGTTTTTCGACCGCCTGAAGAACCGATCACTCACCCACAACATGGCGGTGCTCGCCGGAAGCGGCACCACCCGCATGTCGATGCGCGGCATGAAGAGCGATCCGTTCTCGCCCGACGAAATGAAGGTCTACCGGGGGCTCCTGGAGGAGGCGCTCGACCAGGGAGCGCGCGGCATTTCATACGGCCTCCAGTACGAGCCGGACATCTTCGCGACGATGGAGGAGCTTACGGAAATCGCCCGCCTGGTGAAAAGCAGGGATGCGGTAATCACCGTTCACATGAAGGCCTACTCGGCGCTTTCGCCCTCCTACCCGGTCCGGCCCTTCGGAAGGGCGCATAACCTCCTGGCGATCGACGATATGCTCGCGGTGGCGAAGGAGACCGGCGTGAAGATGCAGCTTTCGCACCTCATCTTCGTCGGAGAAAAATCGTGGAAAACCTGCCCCGAGGCGCTCGAGCTCATCGACGGCGCGAGGAAAAGCGGCCTCGACATCCAGTTCGACACCTATGCCTATCACTGCGGCGTATCGGTCATCAACGTCTTCCTTCCTCAGTGGTTCCTCGCCCGCCTCCCCGAGGCCTACGAGAGCAGCTCGGCGCGGCGCAAGCTCCGCATGGAGATGTATATCGTACGAAAGCTCCTTGGCTTCGGTTACCGCGACATTCAGGTGACCAACGCCATCGATCCGGAGCTCGTACAGTATAACGGCATGTTCGTGGATGAGATCGCGAAAGCGCGCAAGATGGACGAGCTCGACTGCCTGCTTGACATCTCGAGGCGCACCAATGGCGCGGCCCGGGTGCTCAACCACCGTTACAGCAAGCTCGAAAACGTGCACGACATGATCCGGCACCCCGCCGCGCTCTTCATGACCGACGCGTGGGTCACGCCGGCTGGGGTGCAGAACCCCGGCGCGTTCGGCAACTTCCCGCTGTTGCTCCAGTACGCGCGCGACTACAAGCTGGCCCCGATGGAAGACGTGGTGCGCAAGATGACCGGCGCTTCGGCCGATCGTTTCAAGCTCGAAAAACGAGGCTATCTCAAAAAGGGCTACGCTGCGGACATAACGGTCTTCAACTGGAACACGATAAAGGACAACACCACACGCGAACACAGCGATGCGCCCCCCACGGGAATCGCGGGCGTTTTCGTCAACGGGAAACGCGTACTCGCGAACGGCACGGTCGACGCGTCCGTTAAAGCGGGCGTGATTATATAG
- a CDS encoding FecR domain-containing protein: protein MKRLTLVCLIVVASLWMGCAKAVDEYATVMFFIGDVKINDAATEIGAMIKENDRLVTAGRSSCDLKIGDSIIRIKENSKVLISQLMRKGAVENTALGLEVGRMLCKPKKLMKKESFLVKTPTAVAGVRGTKFTVEADIMKTTRIKVYEGSVKVIKRVEKLEGSIEKIMEGAPAVEEKEKVVVTENDVKKATKRVDEILARESGEGFEVAVVKVIEEAGGDVVVSRKEVQAFKVEDFKDEKSELIAVEERPREVIRQIAAVVKMEKEKPKPDGRLLITRYEIYFIKNGSVLWEGKVINPPVRRDDRIYIASGDYVYCASADGPVLWRKNLNNDGRLEIRGDRLIVHARGGQKSLDLDTGQE from the coding sequence ATGAAAAGATTGACGCTGGTATGCCTGATCGTCGTGGCTTCGTTATGGATGGGATGCGCGAAGGCCGTCGACGAGTACGCGACGGTGATGTTTTTTATCGGGGACGTTAAGATAAATGATGCCGCGACCGAGATAGGCGCGATGATAAAGGAAAACGACCGGCTCGTCACCGCGGGCCGGTCCTCGTGCGATCTGAAGATCGGCGATTCGATAATCAGGATCAAGGAAAACTCGAAGGTGCTCATCTCGCAGCTTATGAGAAAGGGCGCGGTCGAGAACACGGCGCTTGGCCTTGAGGTCGGCAGGATGCTGTGCAAGCCCAAAAAGCTCATGAAGAAGGAGAGCTTTCTGGTGAAGACACCGACGGCGGTGGCCGGCGTGCGGGGCACCAAATTCACCGTCGAGGCCGACATCATGAAGACCACGCGGATAAAGGTTTACGAGGGAAGCGTGAAGGTCATAAAGCGGGTCGAGAAGCTGGAAGGTTCAATTGAGAAAATAATGGAAGGGGCGCCGGCGGTCGAGGAAAAGGAGAAGGTCGTCGTAACCGAGAATGACGTAAAAAAGGCCACGAAGCGGGTGGATGAAATCCTCGCCAGGGAATCGGGTGAAGGATTCGAGGTCGCCGTGGTAAAGGTAATAGAGGAGGCGGGCGGCGACGTTGTCGTATCTCGAAAGGAGGTCCAGGCGTTCAAGGTTGAGGACTTCAAGGACGAAAAGAGCGAACTGATTGCGGTAGAAGAGCGGCCCAGGGAGGTCATCCGGCAGATCGCGGCGGTCGTCAAGATGGAGAAGGAGAAGCCGAAGCCCGATGGACGACTCCTGATCACCAGATACGAGATCTATTTTATCAAAAACGGCAGCGTGCTCTGGGAAGGGAAGGTGATAAATCCTCCAGTGCGCAGGGATGACAGAATTTATATCGCCTCCGGCGATTACGTCTACTGCGCATCGGCAGATGGGCCGGTGCTCTGGCGGAAAAACCTAAACAACGACGGAAGGCTTGAGATTAGGGGCGACAGGCTGATTGTCCATGCCAGGGGAGGGCAGAAGTCGCTCGATCTCGATACCGGCCAGGAATAA
- a CDS encoding IMP cyclohydrolase: MDLKKAYKTIMDDHFPDTMTIRFGDQTLEYRKRSWKLEDGGALVEKGLRYGENPGQEAAMYELVNGNLALGGCTFIASGNALASGIDEAMMIQPGKHPGKINLTDIDNSLNILKYLSEKPAAVIVKHNNPCGVAYGATPAEAFGRAFRADRIAAFGGCAALNRTLDRDTAELIAREYMEVVVAPDYAEGAVEILKKRKNLRIIRIDRIDKLEKYRTMRFVDFKSLIDGGIIVQQSPLNIVKTSEDLKPAAAEYKGEKYAIERLPSEKEYDDLLFGWFVEQGVTSNSVLYVKDGVTVGIGTGEQDRVGVAEIAVYKAYTKYADLLCFERYGISYKQFELDAAKGEGKKTDLEAIDEQTRASRGGLIGAAMVSDAFFPFRDGVDVGIAQGITSIVQPGGSDRDFESIVACNEAVPKVAMVYTGQRAFRH; the protein is encoded by the coding sequence ATGGATTTAAAAAAAGCATATAAAACCATTATGGACGACCACTTCCCCGACACCATGACCATCCGCTTCGGTGACCAGACGCTGGAGTACAGAAAACGCTCATGGAAACTCGAGGACGGAGGGGCGCTAGTGGAAAAGGGGCTGCGCTACGGTGAGAACCCCGGGCAGGAGGCCGCCATGTACGAACTTGTAAACGGCAACCTCGCGCTGGGAGGATGTACGTTCATCGCTTCCGGTAACGCGCTTGCAAGCGGCATTGACGAGGCCATGATGATCCAGCCGGGCAAGCACCCCGGTAAAATAAACCTTACCGACATCGATAACTCGCTCAATATATTGAAATACCTTTCGGAGAAGCCCGCCGCGGTGATCGTCAAGCACAACAATCCCTGCGGTGTCGCGTACGGTGCGACCCCTGCGGAGGCGTTCGGTCGGGCGTTTCGCGCCGACCGCATCGCGGCGTTCGGCGGGTGCGCGGCGCTCAACCGGACGCTCGACCGCGACACGGCCGAGCTGATCGCGCGTGAATACATGGAGGTGGTGGTGGCGCCCGATTACGCCGAGGGCGCCGTTGAAATTTTGAAGAAGCGCAAGAACCTGCGCATCATCCGGATAGACCGCATTGACAAGCTCGAGAAATACCGCACCATGCGCTTCGTGGATTTCAAGTCGCTCATCGACGGCGGCATCATCGTGCAGCAGTCGCCGCTGAATATCGTCAAAACCAGTGAGGATCTCAAGCCCGCCGCCGCGGAGTACAAGGGCGAAAAATACGCGATCGAGCGCCTGCCCTCGGAAAAAGAATACGATGATCTGCTCTTCGGCTGGTTTGTCGAGCAGGGGGTAACCTCGAACTCGGTCCTGTACGTGAAAGACGGCGTAACGGTCGGCATAGGTACCGGCGAACAGGACCGGGTCGGCGTCGCCGAAATCGCCGTATACAAGGCATACACCAAGTACGCCGATCTATTGTGTTTCGAGCGGTATGGCATCTCCTACAAGCAGTTCGAGCTGGATGCGGCGAAGGGTGAGGGCAAAAAGACCGACCTCGAGGCGATCGACGAGCAGACCCGCGCCTCGCGCGGCGGGCTTATCGGCGCGGCGATGGTGTCGGACGCGTTCTTCCCGTTCCGTGACGGCGTCGACGTGGGGATCGCCCAGGGAATTACGTCAATCGTGCAGCCGGGGGGGTCTGATCGCGATTTCGAGTCGATCGTCGCCTGCAACGAGGCCGTGCCGAAGGTGGCGATGGTCTACACCGGGCAGCGGGCGTTTCGGCATTAG
- the wrbA gene encoding NAD(P)H:quinone oxidoreductase codes for MKISVVFYSAYGHIYRLATAVAEGVREVKGAEPVLLRVRETLPEEVLEQAGIAAAQKAFAQIPIATLDDLEKSDAIIFGTPTRFGNMCAQMRAFLDSTGPLWSKGALVGKAGSVFTSTATQHGGQESTILSFHTTLLHQGMIIVGLPYAFEGLTRIDEMSGGSPYGASTIAGGKGERQPSENELAGARFQGRHVAQIAAKLTR; via the coding sequence ATGAAAATATCGGTTGTTTTTTATTCGGCCTACGGGCATATCTATCGGCTCGCGACGGCCGTCGCCGAAGGGGTGCGTGAGGTGAAAGGGGCCGAACCGGTTCTACTGCGGGTTCGCGAGACGCTGCCGGAGGAAGTGCTCGAACAGGCGGGGATTGCCGCCGCGCAGAAGGCCTTTGCTCAAATTCCGATCGCGACGCTCGACGATCTGGAAAAGTCCGACGCCATAATTTTCGGTACGCCGACCCGGTTCGGGAACATGTGCGCACAGATGCGCGCCTTCCTCGACTCCACCGGGCCGTTGTGGTCGAAGGGCGCGCTGGTGGGAAAGGCCGGCAGCGTCTTTACAAGCACGGCCACTCAGCACGGCGGACAGGAATCGACAATACTGAGTTTCCATACAACCCTGCTGCATCAGGGGATGATCATCGTTGGCCTGCCGTACGCCTTCGAGGGCCTGACGAGAATTGACGAGATGTCCGGGGGGTCGCCATATGGCGCATCGACGATCGCCGGCGGTAAAGGCGAACGCCAGCCCAGTGAAAACGAGCTGGCCGGTGCGCGCTTTCAGGGGCGTCACGTCGCTCAGATTGCGGCAAAACTGACCCGATAG
- a CDS encoding AMP-binding protein yields MSATNLFNLLRAAADAKPDSPFFYHNGQTVSYVRALSAAESLSAAFETRGIGRGERVIIQLSNSPEFIYGFLALNRIGAVAVPVNPAARRHEMRRYVEQCEPKALITTSDRLDDLRHGSSYILPRDAIIPTDVAGEFVSLSEPAGKARSSGGAVSVADDEPAAIIYTSAMDGCALGALITHRGIYETARASADIFARRDDVFITVLPLFHAFGLTSSLFVPLYNMAPLHLLGHFSPKAVMAALNAGSTVFAGVPAMYSILASVIPSGARFPGMRTWISGGEAISTRTQAIMMEHFGIDIRQGYGLTEASPIVTWNRPGMPNRHGSIGTPMPYNQARIALDGNDHPSCNTGEILVKGVNVVPGYYRRPDATALHIVDGWLRTGDTGYIDTDGYFYLTGRSKNMIIRKGFNVYPREVETLILNHPSIESVLVSGHFTMNNDSTFKESLEAEITVKRGHDLSADAIRLWCRENFSLYKIPDTFIVHS; encoded by the coding sequence GTGAGCGCGACAAACCTTTTTAACCTTTTACGCGCAGCAGCGGACGCGAAGCCGGATTCGCCATTCTTTTATCACAACGGACAGACGGTAAGCTACGTGCGCGCCCTGTCGGCGGCGGAAAGCCTGTCCGCCGCATTCGAAACACGCGGAATCGGGCGCGGAGAGCGCGTGATCATCCAGTTAAGTAACTCCCCTGAATTCATTTACGGCTTTCTCGCCCTCAACCGGATCGGGGCCGTCGCGGTACCGGTAAACCCGGCCGCGCGCCGCCACGAGATGCGACGCTACGTCGAGCAATGCGAGCCGAAAGCTCTTATCACCACATCCGACAGGCTCGACGACCTTCGCCACGGAAGCTCGTATATACTTCCGCGCGATGCGATTATTCCGACCGATGTCGCCGGTGAATTCGTTTCGCTTTCGGAACCGGCCGGGAAGGCGCGCTCATCCGGTGGTGCAGTCTCCGTGGCGGACGACGAGCCCGCCGCCATCATTTACACGTCGGCCATGGACGGCTGTGCGCTCGGGGCGCTCATCACTCACCGGGGCATTTACGAGACGGCGCGCGCCTCGGCCGATATCTTCGCCCGCCGGGACGATGTTTTCATCACTGTTCTACCGCTCTTCCATGCATTCGGCCTTACTTCATCGCTCTTCGTCCCCCTGTACAATATGGCTCCTCTGCACCTGCTCGGACACTTCTCCCCGAAGGCGGTGATGGCGGCGCTGAACGCAGGCTCTACGGTTTTCGCGGGGGTTCCGGCCATGTATAGCATACTGGCCTCCGTAATCCCCTCGGGTGCCCGGTTCCCCGGAATGCGCACATGGATATCCGGGGGGGAAGCCATATCGACTCGGACACAGGCCATCATGATGGAGCATTTCGGTATCGACATTCGACAGGGATACGGGCTCACCGAGGCATCCCCGATCGTTACCTGGAACAGGCCCGGAATGCCGAACCGCCACGGGTCGATCGGAACCCCGATGCCGTACAATCAGGCGAGAATTGCGCTGGATGGAAACGACCACCCTTCATGCAACACGGGCGAGATCCTGGTGAAAGGCGTAAACGTGGTGCCGGGTTATTACCGGCGCCCGGATGCCACGGCCCTCCACATCGTCGACGGCTGGCTTCGCACCGGTGACACGGGATATATCGATACCGACGGCTACTTTTATTTAACCGGACGCTCAAAAAACATGATCATCCGAAAGGGATTCAACGTCTATCCGCGCGAGGTCGAAACGCTAATACTGAACCACCCCTCTATCGAAAGCGTCCTGGTTTCAGGACACTTTACGATGAATAACGACAGCACGTTCAAAGAATCACTCGAGGCCGAGATTACCGTAAAAAGGGGGCATGACCTGAGCGCTGACGCCATTCGCCTTTGGTGCCGCGAGAATTTTTCACTCTACAAGATTCCGGACACATTTATTGTACATTCTTAG